Proteins from a single region of Haloarcula laminariae:
- the sppA gene encoding signal peptide peptidase SppA, whose product MVDADSLVRLGLVLLGTLVAVVAGALVFVVFPATLTDLLGVLFVLVAALAGARIASNVAGSLVPSHNVAEVAVEGPITRDGGGGGIASPPTSPGADDIVEQIERADDDHGADALLLKLNTPGGQIVPSEDIRLAAESFDGPTVAYATDVCASGGYDIAAGCDELWAREGSIVGSIGVIGSRVNAKELADRVGLSYERLAAGEYKDAGTPLKEFEEDEREYLQGLIDDYYDQFVETVAEGRELDEAEVRETEARVFLGAEANEMGLVDDIGTREDVEGRLQSQLGEPVTVAEFEPQRGLRSKLRGGAQAVAFSLGAGLTSAFQGDVDGLSFRQ is encoded by the coding sequence ATGGTCGACGCCGATTCGCTAGTCCGGCTGGGCCTCGTCCTCCTGGGGACGCTCGTCGCCGTCGTCGCCGGCGCGCTGGTCTTCGTCGTCTTCCCCGCCACGCTCACCGACCTGCTGGGCGTCCTGTTCGTCCTCGTGGCGGCGCTGGCCGGCGCCCGCATCGCGAGCAACGTCGCGGGCTCGCTCGTGCCGAGCCACAACGTCGCGGAGGTCGCCGTCGAGGGGCCGATAACGCGGGACGGCGGCGGTGGCGGTATCGCCAGCCCGCCGACCAGCCCCGGCGCGGACGACATCGTCGAGCAGATAGAGCGCGCCGACGACGACCACGGCGCCGACGCGCTCCTGCTGAAGCTCAACACGCCGGGCGGGCAAATCGTCCCCAGCGAGGACATCCGGCTGGCCGCCGAGTCCTTCGACGGGCCGACGGTCGCCTACGCCACGGACGTCTGTGCCAGCGGCGGCTACGACATCGCCGCCGGCTGTGACGAGCTGTGGGCCCGCGAGGGGTCCATCGTCGGCTCCATCGGCGTCATCGGCTCGCGGGTCAACGCCAAGGAGCTCGCCGACCGGGTAGGGCTGTCCTACGAGCGACTCGCCGCCGGCGAGTACAAGGACGCGGGGACGCCCCTGAAGGAGTTCGAGGAGGACGAACGCGAGTACCTCCAGGGGCTCATCGACGACTACTACGACCAGTTCGTCGAGACCGTCGCCGAGGGCCGGGAGCTGGACGAGGCCGAGGTCCGGGAGACGGAGGCCCGCGTGTTCCTCGGCGCGGAAGCCAACGAGATGGGGCTGGTCGACGACATCGGGACCCGCGAGGACGTCGAGGGCCGCCTCCAGTCCCAGCTGGGCGAGCCGGTCACCGTCGCCGAGTTCGAGCCCCAGCGGGGGCTCCGGTCGAAGCTCCGCGGCGGCGCCCAGGCCGTCGCGTTCTCGCTCGGGGCCGGCCTCACGAGCGCCTTCCAGGGCGACGTCGACGGGCTCTCGTTCCGACAGTAA
- a CDS encoding DUF7122 family protein: MNDSTKFTRLPATEAERDEAERATREEVLAFWDERFGVPPETFADHTFWERGKGKLWCYRGEPPSPVDIEALGMTFLRTRQEHWKPTLEAVQRFGQHASECVIHLSESEAETFVAGDDQELDWDGDWGYLVVTHDLAGRREPVGVGLYVYGELRSQVPKGRRRELDG; this comes from the coding sequence ATGAACGACAGCACGAAGTTCACCCGGTTGCCCGCGACCGAGGCCGAGCGCGACGAGGCCGAGCGGGCGACCCGCGAGGAAGTGCTGGCGTTCTGGGACGAGCGCTTCGGCGTCCCGCCCGAGACGTTCGCGGACCACACGTTCTGGGAGCGGGGCAAGGGGAAACTCTGGTGTTACCGGGGCGAGCCGCCGTCGCCCGTCGACATCGAGGCCCTGGGGATGACCTTTCTGCGGACGCGCCAGGAACACTGGAAGCCGACGCTCGAAGCGGTCCAGCGGTTCGGCCAGCACGCGAGCGAGTGTGTCATCCACCTCTCCGAGAGCGAGGCCGAGACCTTCGTCGCCGGCGACGACCAGGAGCTCGACTGGGACGGCGACTGGGGGTATCTCGTCGTCACCCACGACCTCGCCGGGCGCCGCGAGCCCGTCGGCGTGGGACTGTACGTCTACGGCGAGCTCCGCTCGCAGGTGCCCAAAGGTCGGCGGCGGGAGCTAGACGGGTAG
- a CDS encoding DUF373 family protein — translation MTTLVVCIDRDSPVADRCPVVGRAAVESTITETGVIDPEDSRINCLLEGLRVADDLEAEGDDTVVAVLGGGGDAVGSDREIARQTESLVTQYDPESAVVVVDSADDERLVPIIESRVRVDAVDRVVVRQARDIESTYYLLKQFLADEELRRTVLVPVGIALLALPLLLQFVAPTTALGAIAAALGVFLIYKGLGIDDYLARLPGQIREALYSGQVSLVTYVVAGGLSIVGIFAGALEISPPGSTGPFILANQFLFESVPWLTAAALAASLGRLLDELLQREGIRSAYVNLPFGAVAVGLVVRGFSAYFLERAGMFGPLRVPPMDFGIVEVNGFAMDLGTRLATFILAGILVAVVGVRVAAYVSENDIEADLVEQ, via the coding sequence GTGACAACGCTGGTGGTGTGTATCGACCGGGACAGCCCTGTGGCAGACAGGTGTCCGGTCGTGGGGCGGGCGGCCGTCGAGTCGACGATAACGGAGACCGGCGTTATCGACCCCGAGGACAGCCGCATCAACTGCCTGCTGGAGGGGCTGCGCGTGGCCGACGACCTCGAAGCGGAGGGCGACGACACCGTCGTGGCGGTCCTCGGCGGCGGCGGCGACGCCGTCGGGAGCGACCGCGAGATAGCCCGCCAGACCGAGTCGCTGGTCACGCAGTACGACCCGGAGTCGGCGGTCGTCGTCGTCGACAGCGCCGACGACGAGCGGCTGGTCCCCATCATCGAGAGCCGCGTCCGCGTCGACGCCGTCGACCGCGTCGTCGTCCGCCAGGCCCGGGACATCGAGTCCACCTACTACCTGCTCAAACAGTTCCTCGCCGACGAGGAGCTGCGGCGCACGGTGCTCGTCCCCGTCGGCATCGCGCTGCTCGCCTTGCCGCTCCTGCTCCAGTTCGTCGCCCCCACCACCGCGCTCGGCGCCATCGCGGCCGCCCTGGGCGTGTTTCTCATCTACAAGGGGCTTGGCATCGACGACTACCTCGCCCGGCTGCCGGGCCAGATACGCGAGGCGCTGTACTCGGGTCAGGTGTCGCTGGTGACCTACGTCGTCGCCGGGGGGCTCTCCATCGTCGGTATCTTCGCCGGCGCGCTGGAGATATCGCCGCCCGGCTCGACCGGCCCCTTCATCCTCGCGAACCAGTTCCTCTTCGAGTCCGTCCCGTGGCTGACCGCGGCGGCGCTCGCGGCCTCGCTGGGGCGGCTGCTCGACGAGCTCCTCCAGCGGGAGGGCATCCGCAGCGCTTACGTGAACCTCCCCTTCGGCGCGGTTGCGGTCGGCCTTGTGGTCCGTGGCTTCTCGGCGTATTTCCTCGAACGGGCGGGCATGTTCGGCCCTCTCCGGGTCCCCCCGATGGACTTCGGCATCGTCGAGGTCAACGGCTTCGCGATGGACCTCGGGACCCGGCTGGCGACGTTCATCCTCGCCGGCATCCTCGTGGCCGTCGTCGGCGTCCGCGTCGCGGCCTACGTCAGCGAGAACGACATCGAGGCCGACCTCGTCGAGCAGTGA
- a CDS encoding proteasome assembly chaperone family protein codes for MAHVEIHRDDIELDAPTLVEGLPGVGLVGKLAADHLVEEYDMVHYGTARCDGLPEIAVYSEGDPDVRGPVRLYADAERDLLVLKSDAPVSPEAAEAFAGCIVEWFEHDDVMPVFLSGMPSEREEAPSLYGIATGDGAALLSEVDVATPTESGAITGPTGALVHEAQRVGLTSVGLVVEADPQFPDPEAAGALLDTGIAPLAGIEVDTATLAEQAEEIRQTKARLAQQMQQGGEESTSARPLGFQ; via the coding sequence ATGGCACACGTAGAGATACACCGCGACGACATCGAACTCGACGCGCCGACGCTCGTCGAGGGGTTGCCCGGGGTCGGCCTCGTCGGCAAGCTGGCGGCCGACCACCTGGTCGAAGAGTACGACATGGTCCACTACGGGACCGCCCGGTGTGACGGGCTGCCCGAAATCGCCGTCTACAGCGAAGGGGACCCGGACGTTCGGGGCCCGGTGCGGCTCTATGCCGACGCCGAGCGGGACCTGCTGGTGCTCAAGAGCGACGCGCCGGTCTCGCCGGAAGCCGCCGAGGCGTTTGCCGGCTGTATCGTCGAGTGGTTCGAGCACGACGACGTGATGCCGGTCTTCCTCAGCGGCATGCCGTCCGAGCGCGAGGAGGCGCCGTCGCTGTACGGCATCGCGACGGGCGACGGGGCGGCGCTGCTCTCCGAGGTCGACGTGGCGACGCCCACCGAATCGGGCGCGATAACCGGACCGACCGGCGCGCTCGTCCACGAGGCCCAGCGGGTGGGACTGACCAGCGTCGGCCTCGTGGTCGAGGCGGACCCGCAGTTCCCGGACCCCGAAGCCGCGGGCGCCTTGCTGGATACCGGCATCGCTCCCCTCGCGGGAATCGAGGTCGACACCGCGACGCTGGCCGAGCAGGCCGAGGAGATACGACAGACGAAGGCCCGGCTGGCCCAGCAGATGCAACAGGGCGGCGAGGAGTCGACGAGCGCGCGCCCGCTGGGGTTCCAGTGA
- a CDS encoding dodecin family protein translates to MSAVKIVKILGTSTESWEDAAREAVAEADETIEDIHGVEVESWTASVDDGGITEYKATVEVAFRIHREQ, encoded by the coding sequence ATGAGCGCAGTCAAAATCGTCAAGATTCTGGGTACGTCGACCGAATCCTGGGAGGACGCGGCCCGCGAGGCCGTCGCTGAGGCCGACGAGACCATCGAAGACATCCACGGCGTCGAAGTCGAGAGCTGGACGGCCAGCGTCGATGACGGCGGGATAACGGAGTACAAGGCCACCGTCGAGGTCGCCTTCCGCATCCACCGCGAGCAGTAG
- a CDS encoding RsmB/NOP family class I SAM-dependent RNA methyltransferase yields the protein MEPPERYRPIVDDFEAFRAACERPLPSAIRVNTIKATVEDVRTALDEAGVAYEPVDWHDELFVLPDSSPGANWPYFHGWIHGQEEVSAVPASVLAPEPGERVWDACAAPGSKATQLAALLDDRGEVVATDTNLGRISALRTNTERLGATNIAVTHEDARNHTLKPFGGAEYDRALVDVPCSCEGTIRKNPDAFEEWSMSHVRGISGVQKDILERAVQATKAGGTVVYSTCTFAPEENEAVLDHVLAEEDCELVAFELGLDHREGVTEWQGSEFDPSVRKAKRIYPHFNDTGGFFCAKLEVGA from the coding sequence ATGGAACCACCGGAGCGGTACCGACCCATCGTCGACGACTTCGAGGCGTTCCGGGCGGCCTGCGAGCGGCCCCTCCCCTCGGCGATTCGGGTCAACACCATCAAGGCCACCGTCGAGGACGTCAGGACGGCCCTGGACGAGGCCGGCGTCGCCTACGAGCCGGTCGACTGGCACGACGAGCTGTTCGTCCTGCCCGACTCTTCGCCGGGGGCGAACTGGCCGTACTTCCACGGCTGGATTCACGGGCAGGAGGAGGTGTCGGCGGTGCCGGCGAGCGTCCTCGCCCCTGAGCCCGGCGAGCGGGTGTGGGACGCCTGCGCCGCGCCGGGAAGCAAGGCGACCCAGCTGGCCGCGCTGCTGGACGACCGCGGCGAGGTGGTCGCGACCGACACCAACCTCGGACGCATCTCGGCGCTGCGGACCAACACCGAGCGCCTGGGCGCGACGAACATCGCCGTCACCCACGAGGACGCACGGAACCACACGCTCAAGCCCTTCGGCGGGGCCGAGTACGACCGCGCGCTGGTCGACGTGCCCTGCTCCTGTGAGGGGACCATCCGGAAGAACCCCGACGCCTTCGAGGAGTGGTCGATGTCCCACGTCCGGGGCATCTCCGGCGTGCAGAAGGACATCCTCGAACGCGCGGTGCAGGCCACGAAGGCCGGCGGCACGGTCGTCTACTCGACGTGTACGTTCGCCCCCGAGGAGAACGAGGCCGTCCTGGACCACGTCCTCGCCGAGGAGGACTGCGAACTGGTCGCGTTCGAGCTGGGCCTCGACCACCGCGAGGGCGTCACCGAGTGGCAGGGTTCGGAGTTCGACCCGAGCGTCCGGAAGGCAAAGCGCATCTACCCGCACTTCAACGACACGGGCGGGTTCTTCTGTGCGAAGCTGGAGGTCGGCGCATGA
- a CDS encoding diphthine--ammonia ligase: protein MTDGVWVSLFSGGKDSSWALYRALENDYPVERLVTVHPEGDSYMYHVPATRLASLAAESIGIDLVEVEPDDFGADDVPDSGQQGDEELEPLEAALREIDAEVGVAGVTAGAVESEYQTSRIEAMAERLEANLFAPLWQENPRDLADAMLDAGFEIRIIRVAAYGLDESWLGRTLDSDALDELEALNEEYGVHILGEGGEFETLVTDGPHMDRRIELEYSTEWDGTRGTIVVEDAWLE from the coding sequence ATGACTGACGGCGTGTGGGTGTCGCTGTTCTCCGGCGGGAAAGACTCCTCGTGGGCGCTGTATCGCGCGCTCGAGAACGACTACCCCGTCGAGCGGCTGGTGACGGTCCACCCGGAGGGCGACTCGTACATGTACCACGTCCCGGCGACGCGGCTCGCGTCGCTGGCCGCCGAGAGCATCGGCATCGACCTCGTGGAGGTCGAGCCCGACGACTTCGGCGCCGACGACGTCCCCGACTCGGGCCAGCAGGGCGACGAAGAACTCGAACCGCTGGAGGCCGCGCTGCGCGAGATAGACGCCGAAGTCGGCGTCGCCGGCGTCACCGCCGGCGCCGTCGAGAGCGAGTACCAGACCAGCCGCATCGAGGCGATGGCCGAGCGCCTCGAAGCGAACCTCTTCGCCCCGCTGTGGCAGGAGAACCCGCGGGACCTCGCCGACGCGATGCTCGACGCCGGCTTCGAGATTCGAATCATCCGCGTGGCCGCCTACGGCCTCGACGAGTCCTGGCTCGGGCGCACGCTCGATTCCGATGCGCTGGACGAACTTGAGGCCCTCAACGAGGAGTACGGCGTCCACATCCTCGGGGAGGGCGGGGAGTTCGAGACGCTGGTGACCGACGGCCCCCACATGGACCGGCGCATCGAACTGGAGTACTCGACGGAGTGGGATGGAACGCGGGGGACCATCGTGGTCGAGGACGCCTGGCTGGAGTAG